Sequence from the bacterium genome:
ACAATTTGTCGAGAGACAGCGAGGCGACGTTACACACACACACGCTAGCTGTGAAAAGGCGAGGGCAGACTTCGGCTATTCCCCCAAATACACGCTTGAGGAGGGGCTTTTTGAGGAGGCGGCCTGGTTTCGAAAGCACATTTCCTGACCGAGACCTGTCGTCGTAGTGCTTGACGAGGCTGCCCATAATCTCCGGACAACGTCTGTCGGGCAGCGCCGATGTGTTCGGGCGTGAACGTGCATGCGGCAGACGCGCAGGTCTGCGAAAGAGGTCACGTTGTCAACGTTGTCAACCGCACCGTAGCGGCAAGAAAACATAATAATGCGACAGCCTTCGAGATCGCGGATTAATGATGACGGTTAAGGATGACATTGAAGTCAAGGGCCGGCGTGCGTTATGATAATTCTGGTGCGCACATACTTTAGTGCGGGCTTTGCTTGATGAGGGGCGAGAGAGTTGGGCAGTAAGAGATACTACTCCCAAGGCGTGATCGACGAGGTTAGGGACAAGGCTGACATCGTGCAGGTCATCTCCGAATACCTCACGCTGAGGCCCGCAGGCCAGAACTTCAAGGCGCTTTGCCCATTTCACAAGGAGAAGACCCCTTCCTTCATGGTGAATCCGAGCCGTCAGATGTTTCGGTGTTTCGGCTGTGGCGAGGGCGGCAACGTGTTCACCTTCCTTATGAAGATCGATGGGCTAACGTTCGGGCAGGCTGTTCGCGCGCTAGCGACGCGATATGGCGTTCCGCTTAGGACAGAGGACGGCGAAAAGATCGATGAGACAGCCCGGCTCAGGCAGGCTCTCCTCGATCTCAACAGGAAGGTTGCGGCGCATTTTCAGCGGAATCTCATTGATGGCGAGGTGGGTTCGCTAGCGCTTGAGTATCTCAAAGAGCGCGGCGTGGGTGACGACGCCATAAGGACGTTCGGGATTGGCTACGCAAAGGAGAGTTGGGACGATGTCTGCGGAAAGTTCGGCAAGAAGGGCAGCGGTCTGGAGCTTCTAGAGACCGTCGGGCTGGCCTCAAAGGGCAAGCAGGGAAGCTCTTACGATCGCTTCAGGGGGCGGATAATCTTCCCAATCGTTGATGTCGCAGGCAATGTGCGCGGATTTGGAGGGAGGGTTCTTTCGAGTGCGCACCTCGAGGGGGAGAAGGACAGGGGCGCCAAGTATCTCAACTCACCCGAATCGCTAGTCTATCACAAGGGCAGGACGCTTTACGGATTGCATCAGGCGAGGGATGCTGTGCGCAGCGAGGGCTTCGTTGTGCTCGTTGAGGGCTACATGGACGTGATAGCGCTTTTCGAGGCCGGAATAAGAAACGTGGTCGCAACGTGCGGGACGGCGCTCACGCCTCAGCAATGTGGCTTGATCAAGAGGTACACGGAACGTCCGGTAGTGTTCTTCGACGCGGACAGAGCTGGCACGAGCGCGTCGTTGAGAAGTTTCGACGTTTTCAGCAGGGAGGGTCTGAGACCTCGTGTTTTCAAGGCGCCTGGCGAGGACGATCCTGACGATTACGTGAAGCGAGTTGGGGGCGAGAAGC
This genomic interval carries:
- the dnaG gene encoding DNA primase encodes the protein MGSKRYYSQGVIDEVRDKADIVQVISEYLTLRPAGQNFKALCPFHKEKTPSFMVNPSRQMFRCFGCGEGGNVFTFLMKIDGLTFGQAVRALATRYGVPLRTEDGEKIDETARLRQALLDLNRKVAAHFQRNLIDGEVGSLALEYLKERGVGDDAIRTFGIGYAKESWDDVCGKFGKKGSGLELLETVGLASKGKQGSSYDRFRGRIIFPIVDVAGNVRGFGGRVLSSAHLEGEKDRGAKYLNSPESLVYHKGRTLYGLHQARDAVRSEGFVVLVEGYMDVIALFEAGIRNVVATCGTALTPQQCGLIKRYTERPVVFFDADRAGTSASLRSFDVFSREGLRPRVFKAPGEDDPDDYVKRVGGEKLLEALRQAPAFPEFLIKETLREFDVGTVDGKLSALKEVLPSLSRLTLVESNHYVRMLADELSVDQEIVFAELHKLSGRSKVGEEIQVLKERQFIAEERDLVRMIVTHNEALRTASESVEPSLITSDFLRELVECCFSACRSGKEVTLSGLLDKFEGDSERSFIAQLAFCESVIDGSGFSRLVDKLRRNALARRANEMHKEYLSSLKGEGDMVGESELEREFVEMKRSAVAD